The Mycobacterium paragordonae genome includes a region encoding these proteins:
- a CDS encoding PucR family transcriptional regulator, producing MAERTVTAITVAVPSYADAFSGRMGQIIENAVQTSLGIFLRLATRPEGTDAGTSLLQAVDGAYELGRGEARQGRTIDALLAAFRVGAQVAWQELSATAVAAGLPASTIARFAELVFAYIDELSASSVSGHADELATTGRVRQRYLDRLSQDLLAGETAATLTAAAEQAGWQPPDTLTAVLVPLAQTRGLAAQFGQSTLQLAEDLPGVDASEALAVLLVPDMAGTARRQLLSALGARKALVGPARPWMDVRSSYYRALRARELSQASGSSAVDTDDHLVELVLGADLEAAADLRARVLAPLSGLPPNTADRLTETLRSWVLHQGRRDAVAADLFIHAQTVRYRMSQLRELFGDRLGEPRTVLELTVALGLESND from the coding sequence ATGGCCGAGCGAACAGTGACCGCGATCACCGTGGCGGTACCGAGCTACGCCGACGCGTTCAGTGGGCGGATGGGCCAGATCATCGAGAACGCGGTGCAGACGTCGCTGGGCATCTTCCTGCGGCTGGCGACCCGGCCCGAAGGCACCGACGCCGGGACGTCGCTGCTGCAGGCCGTCGACGGTGCCTACGAACTCGGGCGTGGCGAGGCACGTCAGGGCCGGACGATCGACGCTTTGCTGGCGGCTTTCCGGGTGGGCGCGCAGGTCGCGTGGCAGGAGTTGTCGGCGACCGCCGTCGCAGCCGGGCTTCCGGCGTCCACCATCGCACGGTTCGCCGAGTTGGTCTTCGCCTACATCGACGAGCTGTCGGCATCCAGCGTGTCCGGCCACGCCGACGAACTCGCCACCACCGGACGGGTCCGGCAGCGCTACCTCGACCGGTTGAGCCAGGACCTGCTGGCCGGAGAGACCGCGGCAACCCTGACCGCCGCCGCCGAGCAGGCCGGCTGGCAGCCACCCGACACGCTGACCGCGGTATTGGTGCCGTTGGCGCAAACCCGCGGGCTGGCAGCACAATTCGGTCAATCCACCCTGCAGTTGGCCGAAGATCTACCCGGAGTGGATGCGTCGGAGGCGCTTGCCGTTCTTCTGGTCCCGGACATGGCCGGCACGGCGCGGCGTCAGTTGTTGTCGGCTCTGGGCGCCAGAAAGGCGTTGGTGGGTCCGGCCCGGCCGTGGATGGACGTCCGCTCGTCCTACTATCGCGCCCTGCGCGCCCGGGAACTGTCGCAGGCGAGCGGCTCCAGCGCCGTCGACACCGATGACCACCTGGTCGAACTCGTGCTCGGCGCCGATCTCGAAGCGGCCGCCGACCTGCGCGCCCGGGTGTTGGCGCCGCTGTCCGGCCTGCCACCCAACACTGCCGACCGGCTCACCGAAACCTTGCGGTCCTGGGTGCTGCACCAGGGCCGGCGTGACGCAGTGGCAGCCGATCTCTTCATTCACGCCCAGACAGTCCGCTACCGGATGAGTCAACTGCGCGAGCTGTTCGGC